Genomic window (Penaeus vannamei isolate JL-2024 chromosome 7, ASM4276789v1, whole genome shotgun sequence):
GAAAGATTTGTACTACTGTATAATAAACATAAGAGTAAATTATACACCAGGTCTTGTttatgtaaaaaacaaaacaaaatacatacaaacattctctgTATTTCAAATGCCTGGGGATGTCCCTGGTCAAGATGAAAGAGTAAAAACAGCTCATGATTCGATCAAAAGGCAGACAGCAGACGGATCAGCACTTACAAACCtggaatttttatttctttttcttaggtTCTTTATGTAGCCTATGTAGTCAAGTCAACTTTCATAAGTACCATCTTCAGTATCACATTCTCATATCCTATGTAAAATTTGCAATTCTCCAAATAGACTATTCCTGCCACATCAAGCTGCCAAAGCACAATGAACAGACAACTGCAAGTTCACCAAAAATCTCCAGTCTCAGCTTCCATGATTTTAATTAATTAGTTCTAAAAGAGCTGATGAAGCTACATAAGGAACTATAAAAACGAAATTATTTTGAAAACTTAATAAACTAATCTCAAAGTGACCAGACAAATATACATAGGCAAGCCAATATtgcatacatattcaaatattgcCTTTAAAGCATGCCATAAAAGACGTACAAACAATAGCAAAAAAGGAAACATGCAAATAAACCTCAAACAATCCTTGATGCAACTTAAGAAACTCAAGACATGCAACCTTTACACATGAAAACCATATACCCGCAACTTGCTGCATCCCCATCCACTCTAACCTCATCCCTTAACTTATCAGTTAACTGTACAAAAATCAGAAGCTGTCAACAAATACattattctcaaaaaaaaaagaaagaaagaaaaaaattacatcatCTTTAGTCCTCATCCTTGCTAATTTTACAGACTATATTCATTTAACATCAATGCAGCACTCCTCCTCATGACTGGCTTTGTGTGAATGTAAATCCTCTTTTCATCTGAAATGAATATATTCATCCATTCAATTCTCATGAATTATATCTTAACAATtcatactaaaaaaaaacaatgaactaTTTTAATATTGAcaacatatatactacatggacTTTGGACCAAGCAATCATGTGAGATGCAATAACCAGCAAATGAAAAACATCAACAGACATCTCAACAACCATGACCTCACAATATCAGGCAATCCACCCACCAGGCAGGGatccatctcaagctcctcacaacAGGCTTAATCGATcttcccaagccacgacttcctaggtcgtcccacaggtctcctccacccagggttgtctcataTAGAGACTACCTGGTGGCCGGGATCATGCTAGGTGACCGTATAGCCTAAGTTGGAGATCACAGACTGGTCCTCTGCCAGTCTGACAGTGCAACCGCTGGTTGGACATGTGGTCCTGTCAACAGTACCCCATTATCCAGCGCAAGGATCTATTAAAAAAGGCATCAAGGCAAGACTTAAagacacaggataatgtccaggtttcactaccgtatagcaaaactggcaaaaTCAAGGCCTTGAAAcagcgtagcttggtccttctgtaaAGGTAcctgcatctccaaatactcttgtcgagagagttcgtgacccctgctgccaagacaatccgtctgctgacttcctggtctgacagcccagagttatgaactacactaccaaggtatgtaaagctttctgtcACTTCAGTGTCTTCAACGCAAGCccataccaactgaacaggttctcctagcaagtctccaaagtcctggatcttggtcttggtcctagagacctctagacccaagggctttgcttcattactaaatgcatccagagccaccactaaggcttCCAAAGACTAAGatagaatagcaatatcatcTGCAAAGTCAAGGTCAATAACCCTGATACTGCCCTGAATGGGTGGGTCTAGCAACAGAATCTTAGCACTACCTTCATCCAAGAActattggtgggtcaacctggtacaactgcttgAAATATTCAGCCCAACACTCCTGCACTGCAACACGATCTgggacgatctggccacttaataagcaaactgcagtcacctgtgaagtaggcttggagttcagctttctcagggcttggtatgcaggacgaaagtcatttactaagaaatggccttcgacctcctctgcaagactcctaattaactgttccttgttccttctcagcagtgaccgagttctgtgcacctgagaatggagcaaatcctgatcccctgttagacgagctgcacgacaagcatctgtggcttccagtgtctcctgcgatattaaattctgtcttgctctcgggagttcaccaatcaattcttgagctgcatcaagtgtttagTGCTTGAAGGTGTCTCACAGAAGTACAAGGTCAGTCAGATTGTCAAgtactgtgaaacgaccagagactgcctcagcaaacccctgggcacacttcctctccctcagcctgtccaaatggaACATCCTAGGGTAATCACtagaccgctggggagttttgaagtggacccggagggtagccacaaccaatctatggtcagtaccacagtctcggcactcctatacaccctgcagttctggaggatcctccaacgagtgctaacaagtatgtggttgaTTTCCTTGGCTGCACTGACCGCATCGCTGTAGCActtccaatgatgtgggtctgagcgctggtaccaggagccagaaattctcaatttctgggaccttgcaaagtcccggaaaaggaggctattctcgctgctggcatcagctcccgaaccatgaccaacagacatctcatagccagctcgatcgcagccacaCTGAATTCACCCATTATTTGAATATCTCACCGCGGACAACTGTCTGACACATTTCTTTCATCCATCCACTAAAATTACAGATCCTACAAGGAGAAAGTTCACTGTATTTTTTAGTTTCTATAAAGGTATCTATATGGctatacaagaaaaaatacaatttaaGTAATGATCTTGTTCTCTCAGCACTGGAGCACTGACTAGGAGTATATACCAAGACAACATAGATGGCTACAAGTGCTCAGTCTTGATTACTATGTAACTGGGACTTTGATTGTTAAAAAAAGGGACATCTTGTTTTGCAGACTATCAAAGGCTCTATCACATTTACATCTATGCATAAACTTGATACCATACATGCTATTTAAAATGTCTTCTTtactcataaaaaaaatctttctaagCAGACTTACACATTTCTTCTCAAGCATGAGAGTAACATGACTATCTTCTGCTCTTAGGCCATCCAGTGTTGTTTGCAAACTGCTCATAGTGGCATCATACTTCCGGATCTGGAGCATAATTTGATCCTCCAGGTCTTGTCTGAAAGAAATGCAGTTTAAATAAGGATCCTACTAGTTGTTCAAAATACAGTTTACTTTGTTTCTGCATTTTACCTTTTCACTGTAGGTGCTGTCATAATTCAGCCCCACCACAGATGGCATTAAATGATGCTGTAGCACAGCAAAGAGTGAGCTTATTTTTTACTGCAAGTTCAATTATCATCCAACAAGCCAAAGTGAAGGAATATGGCTGACAGAAGTTTACTTAAAAATTCAAACTTTTCTTACTTTTCATAATGAAAGACAAAAGGGTGCGCAGACAACTTATACAGCGTCTACATAAAACTATCCATTCTTACAAAAAGCCAGTAAAAATAACAAGCCCCTCCCATTATCAAATATATTCATGcccatcatttttaccatcagtCATCAATATGCATCAAGTGCACATTGTCTCTCAGTACCTCTGAATTACAATGTATTCTCTTTTACTCCCTAAACATTTAACAACTAATGAATTATGTACAACAAACAAACTTTGCACATTGTAGTGTCACATtagtttatctttatttctagtaTGACTTTTCAGTTCTTTGAAAAGATATGTACAGATTAATTGTTaattttttgcttctttgttttatGCCTGTGACTACTTATACTGGACTGTGGCATTTACCCTGCagtattttcatttccctttctctaaaaaaaattatcttagcCCCTTAACTAATTACTTAACATATAACAAAATATTCTAAAACAGAGCTGAGAGCCATATCAGTAATGTCAATTACTCCCGTCCTCATGCTTTATTTTCTTCAGGTATTATCTAATTTCTCACTGGAAATATAGTTCTGTGTTCTGTGTCTTACCTCTTCTTTCTCAGTTGAAGTTCCAATTCTTCATGTCTTGCCCCATGTGAAACCATTGCCGAAATGTTCTTTTCTAGGTCTGTCTTCAGGTTATCTAGGGATATTTTGCTTGATTCTCGCACTTCATCATATTCTTCACGTAATGCTGTCCTTAtagtaaaatataaaatgaatgtccccccaaaaagagaaaaggaattcacatgcaaacatatacccatacatgtaggcacataataacaaataaataatgaaacaaacaaatttaCATAGTACTTTGATTGCCAACAGTATTTTGCTCTACCTTTATTGATGACCAGTACAGTTgctggaaagaaaaataacaccaaGCAAGAAGTCCTATATATCTGATTATTATGGAATAATGTACAACTTACATAAAACAATAGCATATCTAACCTGCAACTATTGACCATCTCCTCTTCAGCTGCATTAAGTTCTTCCAACCGTTTTCTAAGTGAATGTATAACATCTGTTCTCGTCCGAAGACTTTCTTCCCTTTGAGACTGCATCTCTAGGAGGCAGTTCTCTAGGCGACTGACACTTTCTCCAGAATTCTAcaaaagaaatattattattgttataaatataccGTTTCTTGTTGGGGGAGGGgcaaaaaatcaaaataccaTTGAAAACTTTACATTCAAGAAATGGGAGAATGTGGCCGTTGACCAACATTGTCATCTGCATCATTTTTTGGCTAAATTTTAAAACAATTTCaaggggtgagaggaagtgaTTTAAAAGAAAGACCAAACATAAACCACTGACACCAATATACTGGACTGGTCACTGTGGTTTTGATTTGTCAAATTTGTATACATGAGATGTCTTTGGAAGCACTTAGTCATCAAGGAATCAATTACATACCTCATTCCTTGAATTTCTAAGAAAAGATGTTTTACTTCTAATACTATGGATAACTTTAGATACTTTAATATCTTCAATAGCTGTTACACTTACTTTCCCTAATTccacagacagaagaagaatatACCAATATAACTTTATACTGCTATTTTACTTTAGCTACTGAAATGAACACTGGTGAAAGTCTTACCGACATTCTGCCCATTAAAGCTGCCATCTGTGTAGCATAGAGGTATTCCAAGCGAGGACTGAAGTAAAGGCGATGGTGGATCAGCTTTTGAAATTCCGCTAGCATATCAAGTAATGCCGACTCTGAAAAATGATAATCCTGTTAttgtttataaaagaaaaagaaaaagaaaaaagaaaaaagaaaatggaaaaaaaaaaaaaaaaagtaaatcacaatcacaaacacacttcCACACCTGCTCGATCCTCAGCTGAAGTTGTTTTACATGTTAAGAAAGGTACTGGTATTTGGCTGCAAGACTCTTGAGTGTCTATCTGCAGCTGCTCTACCACACGCACGACTGATGCTTTCTTTCTGATTGAACAAACATAAAATTCAAATAATTAGTAGAAGTTAAATGCTGAATATAATAACATACTATTAGGTTAAGGggatcaaaatcaaaatcacctAGTAAGTCTACTGACATCTGGTTATATTTAATCTTTTCTCATactgcataaatatgcatatatcaatagaAAGTATGTAATCATCACAATAAATGctcataaaaatgtaaaaaagtaagtaataggaagagatggagaagctAAAATGTGATGTCCTGTAGTAGCAGTTTTAATGAATCAGCAATAGGAAACATTAAAAGGCTTTCTTTATTTAACATTTTTAAATATCTCATTTGCTTCATATGTAGTCTAATAATAATTACCTATCAATATGCTCCAGACTCTCTGTGCTAATGTTATCTCCTGCTTTTGTGGCCTCTTCCCCCATTGTTGGAGTGTCAGTTTACAATACAATCTCCCTGTAGCTTACAAAAATACAATATTCTTGTTTTCTTGaatcatctgaaaaaaaaaaaaaaaatagaaatggaaatggcATACCTTctcatcacttttactattaaAATAAAAGTTGAACAGAGATTATTTATTAGGTATCAAATTTGGAATAGGATATAAGATTTTTTTGTATCTGAGATGATCATATCATGAAAATGTGTAAAAAAGGATAATTCTGAATAGGGCATATtctagaaaagggggaaaaaatctaaTTGATACTTATTACACATTAATCACAAAATAACTTTCAACAACCTTGGCATGATATGCTTACTCATGTTACACAATCTGTTTAATAACTCAGTAAATAACATTGGAAGATAATTATTCAGAATGGGAAGGTAAAGTAATGCCTCCACATTTTGTACTCATGCAAAGTCCATCAAaccattattacatatattttggcATGAGAGTTGGGGCTGGTTCCTATTTTTCTGAATAAATCATCATGAAATTTATTGGTTCTATCTGGCAAGAACACATTTGGGGGAGAATAATCAAGTTCTAATGCTGGAGCTTAAAGCCCCGTGGCTATAGCATTGCTTGATGCATAGATCTTTGATTAGACTATATTTTATATCTAATAGTGTTGCTCATTGCATTACAGTTACATTAGTTTTCCATAATATCTTTGAGTCATATTCTAGATAATTACCTATCTCAATATCTCATATCCAAATTGACCAACATTGTAAGGACAGCCAGTAATTGGCCAGAATAGGCCAATAGTCTTGATGTAGCAGCATAGAAACAGAAGCTAATGCACTCACTGAATGTTACTCAATCACACTTGGTATAAATACAAATCCCtctcatattctttattttttcgccTGCTAAGGATTATCTCACTATGATAATTCCTAGCAGacgaaaaaatagagaataaataaacaaaaataacataaacaaaaacaaaaacaaaaacaaaattttctTAGTCACTTTTCTATGTTATATTCTGTGCTTATATTTATGTTCCatgtttctatatttctgttcTATGTTTATGCTCAACTTCAGTTTATTTttaccaataaaacaaaaaacaaaaagaaataaaagaccaaCTGAACCTCACTCTCAGCTCCAGGGAGCTGGGAGGGAGGCAAGCGAGGGTCTCTCCTGCAATAGGTTATCATAGCGAGACTTGCTCTCACTCTGATAATCCctagcaggagaaaaaaaaaaagtttatgtttATGCTCTCTTCTATGCTTATATTCCAAGCAACTAGGTTTCCATTCTACTTTCCAGTTCGATGTTTATGTTCCTATTCTACTTTCCTATCTTATGTGTCTGTCTtgtgttcatgtttatgtttCTATTCTATGTTTCTATCTTATGTCTCTATCCATGTTTATGTCTATGTTCTATGCCTCTGTTCCACATTTCCATTCCATCTTTCTATGTCTAGTCTAAGTCTATACTGCTACCTTATGACTTTGTTCCAtacttctattctatttttcttttcatgtttatgtttacGTTCTATGTTCCTATTTTTATGTTTCtatattatttgtttgtgtcaatgtttatgacaaaaaacaaaataaatagaaaagagggaCACCCTGAATCTATCTCTCAGCTCCTCTTGGAGCTGGGAGGAAGGCAGGCGAGGTTCTTACCTGCAATAGGCTAGACTGCTCACTATGATAATCTGTAggtagcagaaaaaaaaaatatatataaatatgtatatatatagaataaatatataaataggaaaGAAATATGTGGTGTCTAACCTGACCggctaaaagtaagaaaaaataaaagaacaaagattAATGCATACTCTCCTCTCCACAAAATCTACGAATCCCAAAAAGCTTGAAAATGCCAAAGAAAACACCAAGCAAGGGGCCTTGCCCCCCTACTTTATTCCTTAAGCATTCCTTCATTTGAGGTAGCCAGCTACCCCTAGCTTCCCCCTCTTCTACACTAAGGAGtgcatcccatcctccccctttagtTCATTCTATGGATCAAGGAGGTCTACTTGCCAGAATTCTGTAATTCTGTACAAAACCTACAACTAATGTTGTAGTGTTGCTCAACCACCTATTATGGATGTTACATATGAATCTTTATTTGAATGATACTATCGAATGAAGTTCATGCCTGCACATTAGTAAAATTCCCCTTTAacagtgtttttttcttctgctggCAGTCTTCTCATTCCCACATCCTCAGATTATTCCCCTGTGCTGGTCACAGGTCACCTTTCATTGTgtagtgtccagaggtggacaaaaAAAATTTATGACTCTGGAAACACTGACCTGGAACTGCAGGAAAAGCAGtcagggaggccacagaaaacatctaaacgtaCATTAAATGTGCCCAAGAGTGCTGTAATAACAGCAATCTGATCACCTTTCAGCTATTTacctccacccatcacaacatACTGGCAAAAAACAGCAGCGGAAATCAGGCAAAATACTAGGCTATTCACAAAAAAATCATGTAGCAATTCTATTCATTGTCACTGCTCAGAGGCAATTGAGTGATATCTATAACCACCAACGTGGAGTCAGATGACTCATCCATCAGCTGACAGCGTGCCAAGATTATTTGCCGATTTGGCATGATATTACAGGGGTAtaactgaaaaacaaaaaaaatcttgaccTGGTCCCTCTCGTGCCAAGATTTCTGACTTGcactgtatatacacgtatatatacatatacacatacatatctatgtatctaagtatttatatgaatatatgtgtttgtatacatatatatgtgtgtgtgtgtgtgtgtgtgtgtgtgtgtgtgtgtgtgtgtgtgtgtgtgtgtgtgtgtgtgtgtgtgtgtgtgtgtgtgtgtgtgtgtgtgtgtgtgtgtgtgtgtgtgtgtgtgtgtgtgtgtgtgtgtgtgtgtgtgtgtgtgtgtgtgtgtgtgtgtgtgtgtgtgtgtgtgtgtgtgtgtgtgtgtgtgtgtgtgtgtgtgtgtgttgtgtgtgttgtgtgtgtaagtgtgtgtgtttgtgtgtttgtgtactgtgtgtgtgtgtgtgtttgtgtgtatgtgtttgtgtactgtgtgtgtatgtgtgtgtgtgtttgtgtgtgtgtgtgtgtgtatatacacgtatatatacatatacacatacatatctatgtatctatgtatttatatgaatatatgtgtatgtatacatatatatgtgtatgtatacatatatatgtgtatgtgtgtgtgtgtgtgtgtgtgtgtgtgtgtgtgtgtgtgtgtgtgtgtgtgtgtgtgtgtgtgtgtgtgtgtgtgtgtgtgtgtgtgtgtgtgtgtgtgtgtgcgtgcgtgcgtgcgtgcgtgcgtgcgtgcgtgcgtgcgtgcgtgcgtgcgtgcgtgcgtgcgtgcgtgcgtgcatgcatgcgtgcgtgcgtgcgtgcgtgcgtgtgtgtgtgtgtgtctatatatatatatatatatatatatatatatatatatatatatatatatatatatatatatatttatatttatatttatatttatatttatatttatatttatatatatatatatatatatatatatatatatatatatacatatacctatactattcaaagtttttttttagca
Coding sequences:
- the LOC113816681 gene encoding dynein regulatory complex protein 10, producing the protein MGEEATKAGDNISTESLEHIDRKKASVVRVVEQLQIDTQESCSQIPVPFLTCKTTSAEDRAESALLDMLAEFQKLIHHRLYFSPRLEYLYATQMAALMGRMSNSGESVSRLENCLLEMQSQREESLRTRTDVIHSLRKRLEELNAAEEEMVNSCRTALREEYDEVRESSKISLDNLKTDLEKNISAMVSHGARHEELELQLRKKRQDLEDQIMLQIRKYDATMSSLQTTLDGLRAEDSHVTLMLEKKCLDFKEMEKRYQDIEAEKQRKEEERLAAMQREFRREHAARIIQRAWQHFKMRKMLKKAQKKRKKKSKDVK